From Micromonas commoda chromosome 3, complete sequence, a single genomic window includes:
- the CYCD2 gene encoding predicted protein (Putative cyclin D2 involved in the control of the cell division cycle): MANMFGAVDFGFRPIRPDEDSLHSGPAASTATAMDCGSGYDVRPEPAGSADWLETDALSDDDLFISDNETLPDATGFGARQRELNEAQAAKLAAERRPALRSPFRGTTLAELCERFGDCTPASATPCNVWCEVLETLRERERTKQRWRLDPNTARHMKYRTTLIEWILEVCADFGFGPTTADLAVQYMDRVLSKVNVPKTSLQLVAMCCLEVAVKYEEVEQDVPSLPKLRKCASNVYSCEIIKKMELAVLIELEWDLATVVSAHFLESLFAVTDGGTFPHDDVGPDRHWTHQCAAPLQKLCCYLHSICLQDAHLAATATASKLAAAIIATGRLQLNIYPVWPNELAVAAGYQSDELGPIMSKILALYKEAMPAAHATQNAGMGYEMAGAFDVGTVISAMPGAIQVHGGDVGDGVLRDGGKDGREFLTPSPTGPLDASGFFDEPMEFSAGTAVYC, encoded by the exons ATGGCCAACATGTTCGGCGCGGTCGATTTCGGGTTTCGCCCGATCCGGCCCGACGAGGACTCCCTTCACTccggccccgccgcgagcaccgcgaccgcgatggACTGCGGGTCCGGGTACGATGTCCGTCCGGAgcccgcgggttcggcggaCTGgctcgagacggacgcgctcagcgacgacgatctcTTCATCAGCGACAACGAGACGTTGCCCGATGCCACCGGCTTCGGCGCGAGGCAGCGCGAGCTCAACGAGGCGCAggccgccaagctcgccgcggagcgacgACCGGCGCTGCGGTCGCCCTTCCGGGGAAccaccctcgccgagctctgCGAGCGATTCGGCGACTGCAcacccgcctcggcgacgccgtgcaaCGTCTGgtgcgaggtgctcgagaccctgcgcgagcgcgagcggacCAAGCAGCGATGGAGGCTCGACCCCAACACCGCGCGGCACATGAAGTACCGCACAACGCTCATCGAGTGGATACTCGAGGTGTGCGCTGACTTCGGGTTCGGCCCCACcaccgcggacctcgcggtgCAGTACATG GATCGCGTGCTGAGCAAGGTTAACGTCCCGAAGACCTCCCTCCAGCTGGTGGCGATGTGCTGCCTGGAGGTTGCCG TCAAATACGAGGAGGTCGAGCAGGACGTTCCGTCCCTCCCCAAGCTTCGCAAATGCGCCAGCAACGTGTACAGTTGCGAGATCATCAAGAAAATGGAGCTCGCGG TGCTCATAGAGCTCGAATGGGATCTCGCGACGGTGGTGTCCGCGCATTTCCTCGAGTCCCTGttcgccgtcaccgacggcggcacGTTTCcccacgacgacgtgggCCCCGATCGGCACTGGACGCATcagtgcgccgcgccgctccagAAGCTGTGCTGCTACCTGCACAGCATCTGCCTGCAGGATGCGCACCTGGCGGCGACCGCCACGGCgtccaagctcgccgcggccatcatCGCCACCGGACGACTGCAGCTGAACATCTACCCCGTGTGGCCAaacgagctcgccgtcgccgctggcTACCAGAGCGACGAGCTCGGTCCAATCATGTCCAAGATTCTCGCGCTGTACAAGGaggcgatgcccgcggcgcacgcgacgcaaAACGCGGGGATGGGTTACGAGATGGCCGGGGCGTTCGACGTCGGCACCGTCATCTCCGCGATGCCGGGAGCCATTCAggtgcacggcggcgacgtgggcgacggcgtgctgcgcgacgggggcaAAGACGGGCGAGAGTTtctcacgccgtcgcccacgggACCGCTGGACGCGTCTGGGTTTTTCGACGAGCCGATGGAATTttccgcggggacggcggtgTACTGCTGA
- a CDS encoding predicted protein (Putative uncharacterized protein), with product MRAAAMRCCASKRSTSTRSEAGAPETPRACPDEGVAAAMPAVKETHLHQSIRVVDSDDEPAGWPGTDPCTSDDGAARTSTSAFAEGCVAVDAREVARSIAAELLTKRAHDRRDVFSVRRSGTDASSAHVSSDDFEFDPEVGTGAESGGDTVTEPDETTSLLESVSCRTHRTASTREFGVNTDGDDERRRRRAVTPATAVLLTACAVAGCTLYALDPMNVAGALAGHSWRARAADADPDLAVESAEPTAKAARTKTATRTKTAVSHRAVSHRREENGGVRHVVPRDLFAKALAKALDERRLSGDAPDDDERATSHRAGASHRATTKERASRSAHGVASRASKRRPDTTREKDAEKTSGSDASVSRLGHVHRATSHRATSHRATSHHRAAARVVGACAANVPARDARRGRFQFEDASCGGTRHHRDRREGCASVGLPPGGDDRSSLDASSTSGCRFCVLHGSAREDDEDGYDGDDDYLPMLDPLAWSVRYEACPRDVCVTRGLRAALCDPD from the coding sequence atgcgggcggcggcgatgcgctgctgcgcgtcgaagcgctcGACGAGCACGAGGAGCGAGGCGGGAGCCCCGGAAACGCCCCGCGCGTGTccggacgagggcgtcgcggcggcgatgcccgcggtgAAGGAGACGCATCTTCACCAATCgattcgcgtcgtcgactcCGATGACGAGCCCGCGGGGTGGCCGGGGACGGATCCGTGCacgtccgacgacggcgccgcgcggacgtccacgagcgcgttcgcggagggatgcgtcgcggtcgacgcgcgggaggtggcgcgttccatcgccgccgagctgctcacgaagcgcgcgcacgatcggcgcgacgtcTTCAGCGTCCGGCGCTcgggcaccgacgcgtcgtccgcgcacGTCTCCTCCGACGACTTCGAGTTCGACCCGGAGGTCGGGACCGGCGCGGAGTCCGGCGGCGATACCGTCACCGAGCCGGACGAGACGACGTCGCTGCTCGAGAGCGTCTCGTGCCGCACGCATCGCACAGCAAGCACGAGAGAGTTTGGAGTCAACACCGATGGTGACGAcgaacgtcgacgacgacgcgcggtgacgcccgcgacggcggtgctgttgaccgcgtgcgccgtcgccgggtgcACGCTCTACGCCCTGGACCCGATGAACGTCGCGGGCGCTCTGGCcggacacagctggcgcgcacgagccgccgacgcggaccctgacctcgccgtcgagagCGCGGAACCGACGGCGAaagcggcgaggacgaagacggcgacgaggacgaagacggcggtgagtcaccgggctGTGAGTCACCGGAGGGAGGAGAACGGGGGCGTGCGTCACGTCGTCCCTCGGGACCTGTTCGCGAAGGCACTCgcgaaggcgctcgacgagagGCGTTTAAGCGGAGACGCGccggacgatgacgagcgggcgaccagtcaccgagcgggcgcgagccaccgggcgacgacgaaggaacgcgcgtcgaggagcgcacACGGTGtggcctcgcgcgcgtcgaagagGAGACCCGATACGACGCGCGAAAAAGACGCGGAGAAGACGTCGGGatcggacgcgtcggtctCGCGCCTGGGTCACGTTCACCGCgcgaccagtcaccgcgcgaccagtcaccgcgcGACCAGTCAccaccgggcggcggcgcgggtcgtcggcgcgtgcgcggcgaacgttccggcacgcgacgcgcgtcgcgggcgcttCCAGTTCGAGGACGCCTCGTGCGGCGGGACGAGACATCatcgcgatcggcgcgaggggtgCGCTTCGGTCGGTTTGcctcccggcggcgatgatcgaTCTTctctcgacgcgtcgtctACGTCGGGGTGCAGGTTTTGCGTGTTGCACgggtcggcgcgcgaggacgacgaggacgggtacgacggcgacgacgactaccTGCCGATGCTGGACCCGCTCGCGTGGAGCGTTCGGTACGAGGCGTGCCCGCGGGACGTGTGCGTCACGCGCgggcttcgcgccgcgctgtgcGACCCGGACTGA
- a CDS encoding predicted protein, with product MASLQPPPNFERRPGRGGADGGWDTVRKSLTPPTKEEMEELGPLFVGRWETGPTRQWFACFPVDVDARFNTYAPKGGSDAPYTSDAEVDVTCCWCVGTHVASTSVTSDSGLAYQETAHGPNSFHLMRYKATGHASDASGRRTVTYEGIGQAGDNQRVSAVSTYAFDKFGDASMTWEQTAPSKMTMRFRRVSRYPDERMMSDKFARKKNEPSAAKLGAMTQSRA from the coding sequence ATGGCCTCTCTCCAGCCCCCGCCGAATTtcgagcgccgccccgggcgcggaggcgccgacgggggttGGGACACCGTCAGGAAGTCGCTCaccccgccgacgaaggaagagatggaggagctcgggcCGTTGTTCGTCGGGCGGTGGGAGACCGGTCCGACGCGCCAATGGTTCGCGTGCTTtcccgtggacgtcgacgcgcggttCAACACGTACGCGCCGAAGGGAGGATCCGACGCGCCGTACACgtcggacgccgaggtcgacgtcACGTGTTGCTGGTGCGTCGGCACGCACGTCGCCAGCACGAGCGTCACGTCCGACTCCGGGCTCGCGTACCAGGAAACCGCCCACGGGCCAAACAGCTTCCACCTCATGCGGTACAAGGCGACGGGtcacgcgagcgacgcgtcgggacGACGGACGGTGACGTACGAGGGCATCGGCCAGGCCGGCGACAATCAGCGCGTATCCGCCGTCTCCACGTACGCCTTCGACAAGTTCGGGGACGCGTCCATGACGTGGGAGCAGACGGCGCCTTCGAAGATGACGATGAGATTTCGCAGGGTCTCGAGGTACCCGGACGAGCGGATGATGTCCGATAAGTTTGCCCGGAAGAAGAAcgagccgagcgcggcgaagctgGGAGCGATGACGCAGAGCCGCGCGTGA
- a CDS encoding hypothetical protein (Encodes a protein with hydroxyproline-rich glycoprotein (HRGP) motifs; putative uncharacterized protein) has product MVTPASAGGTPRELAPFIKRADEIQAHNSLMAYYCRLQAVELGMAAPPERRPHRVLASLIANLEATKPKAGLVDPATDFAVCRQFALSVYARADRNDVNASGTSNAPPTRTQVEAFSAAGTFLAALDQSSFAGMCDDDIRARREYAEWRAWDLATAMHAGRQPSPVNGHGGGSSPKETRGGIDAFTPPPPAAPRSPPAPERPAVSVESRFESLAVETPPHAAVPRSTPEPPPSAAPLPPRPPPPPGHRSPSMEPPSPRTSDPDGSRWEPQWGNGGAPHREDDAVLYREREGGYKLARVLKVDTSVDPPGYVVEVDGAERSTEAGRLAPAPKPRRRSDGGGGGLTQGLTQSTGGGNGSDSDGCVDASAAFAPPSRSGCRGGAEGVPSDAYVPSRSDMALAHEFAMEAAQCLDPSRGDHEGALEFLRRATDALERRR; this is encoded by the exons ATGGTcaccccggcgtccgcgggaggGACGCCACGCGAGCTGGCGCCATTCAtcaagcgcgcggacgagatcCAGGCGCACAACTCGCTCATGGCCTACTACT GTCGACTGCAGGCGGTCGAGCTGGGCatggccgcgccgccggagcgCCGCCCGCACCGCGTGCTCGCCAGTCTCATCGCCAATCTCGAGGCGACCAAGCCCAAGGCTGGGCTCGTCGACCCCGCCACGGACTTCGCCGTGTGCAGGCAGTTCGCGCTCTCGGtgtacgcgcgcgcggacagAAACGACGTAAAcgcgtcggggacgtcgaacgcgccgccgacgcggacgcagGTCGAGGcgttcagcgccgcgggcaccttcctcgcggcgctcgatcAATCGTCGTTTGCCGGAatgtgcgacgacgacattcgcgcgcgacgggagtacgcggagtggcgcgcgtgggacctggcgacggcgatgcaCGCGGGACGCCAACCGTCGCCCGTCAAcggacacggcggcggttcATCTCCGAAAGAAACCAGGGGGGGGATCGACgcgttcacgccgccgccgccggccgcgccgcgctcgccccccgcgcccgagcggCCAGCTGTGTCCGTCGAGTCCCGATTcgagtccctcgccgtcgagacGCCCCCGCACGCGGCCGTGCCGCGTTCGACCCCCGagccgcctccctccgccgcgccgttgccgccgcggccgccgcccccgcccggtcACCGCTCGCCCTCCATGgaacccccgtcgccgcggacgtcggaCCCTGACGGGAGCCGGTGGGAGCCGCAGTGGGGCAACGGGGGAGCGCCGcaccgcgaggacgacgcggtgctgTACCGGGAGAGGGAGGGCGGATACAAGCTCGCGAGGGTCCTGAAGGTGGACACCAGCGTCGATCCGCCGGGGTACGTGGTggaggtggacggcgcggagcgcaGCACGGAGGCGGGGAGgctggcgcccgcgcccaagccgcggcggcgaagcgacggaggcgggggcggattAACTCAAGGATTAACTCAATCGACGGGGGGCGGGAACGGGAGCGACAGCGACGGGtgcgtggacgcgtccgccgcgttcgcgccgccgtcgcgttcggggtgccgagggggtgccgagggggtgccgagcgacgcgtacGTCCCGAGTAGGAGCGAcatggcgctcgcgcacgagttcgcgatggaggcggcgcagtgTCTGGACCCGAGCCGCGGGGACCACGAGGGCGCTTTGGAGTTTTTGagacgcgcgacggacgccctGGAGCGACGGCGTTGA
- a CDS encoding predicted protein: MLVIGATGTLGRQVVRRALDEGYDVRCLVRPRQNPADFLRDWGATTVSGDLTKPETLPAAFVGIHTVVDASTARPEEDTYAIDWKAKVACIQTAASMGIQRYVFYSIDKCDQHQEVPLMKMKSAVEEYLKVSGMNYTVLRLCGFMQPLISGYAVPVLEEQPLWGTDDDTRTAYLDTQDVAKMTLAACRRDEAVNKVMTLAGPKSYSVREVIALCEKLGGAEAKVSKVPVLVLKATRALTRFFQWTAPASDRLAFAEVLASGVKFDAPMEETYEILGMDASETTSLEEYLEEYFSKILKKLKEVGGQSRQKDFYL, translated from the coding sequence ATGCTCGTCATCGGAGCGACGGGAACCCTCGGCCGTCAGGTGGtcaggcgcgcgctcgacgagggcTACGACGTTCGCTGCCTCGTGCGCCCCAGGCAGAACCCCGCGGATTTCCTCCGCGATTGGGGCGCCACCACCGTCTCCGGCGATCTCACCAAGCCTGAgaccctccccgccgccttcgtcggcATCCacaccgtcgtcgacgcctccaccgcgcgcccggAGGAGGACACCTACGCCATCGACTGGAAGGCCAAGGTTGCGTGCATCCaaaccgccgcgtccatgggCATCCAGCGCTACGTGTTCTACTCCATCGACAAGTGCGACCAGCACCAGGAGGTGCCGCTGATGAAGATGAAGTCCGCGGTCGAGGAGTACCTCAAAGTCTCCGGCATGAACTACACCGTCCTCCGCCTGTGCGGCTTCATGCAGCCCCTCATCAGCGGCTACGCCGTCCCggtgctcgaggagcagcCGCTGTGgggcaccgacgacgacactCGCACCGCCTACCTCGACACCCAGGACGTCGCCAAGatgacgctcgcggcgtgcaggcgcgacgaggccgtcAACAAGGTCATGACGCTCGCGGGGCCCAAGAGCTACTCCGTGCGAGAGGTCATCGCGCTCTgcgagaagctcggcggcgcggaggccaAGGTGAGCAAGGTGCCCGTCCTCGTGCTGAaagcgacgcgggcgctcaCGAGGTTCTTCCAGTGGACGGCTCCCGCGTCGGACAGGCTGGCGTTCGCGGAGGTACTCGCGTCCGGGGTCAAGTTCGACGCCCCGATGGAGGAGACCTACGAGATCCTGGGCATGGACGCTTCCGAGACGACGAGTCTGGAGGAGTACCTGGAGGAGTACTTCTCCAAGATTCTCaagaagctcaaggaggTGGGTGGCCAGTCCAGGCAGAAGGACTTTTACCTCTGA